One stretch of Mustelus asterias chromosome 21, sMusAst1.hap1.1, whole genome shotgun sequence DNA includes these proteins:
- the LOC144508884 gene encoding ferritin heavy chain B-like encodes MASQVCQNYHKDCEDAVNKQINLELYSSYVYLSMMSFFSYFDRDDVALSHFAEFFKEQSHEEREHAEKLMEFQNKRGGRVILEDVKKPEQDEWSNGLEAMQRALQMEKNVNQSLLDLHKLSSGNTDPHLCDFLETHYLDEQVKMIKKLGDHITNLKRLGAPENGMREYLFDRLTLN; translated from the exons ATGGCTTCCCAAGTGTGTCAGAACTACCACAAGGACTGTGAGGATGCTGTTAACAAGCAGATTAACCTGGAGCTCTATTCCTCCTATGTTTACCTCTCCATGATGAGTTTT TTCTCTTACTTTGACCGGGATGATGTTGCCCTGAGTCACTTTGCTGAGTTCTTCAAGGAGCAGTCACATGAGGAACGGGAACACGCTGAGAAACTGATGGAATTCCAGAATAAACGTGGAGGCAGAGTCATCCTGGAGGATGTCAAG AAGCCAGAGCAGGATGAGTGGAGCAATGGTCTGGAGGCCATGCAGAGAGCTCTGCAGATGGAGAAGAATGTGAACCAGAGTCTGCTGGATCTGCACAAACTCTCCTCTGGGAACACCGACCCTCAT CTGTGTGACTTCCTGGAGACTCACtacttggatgaacaagtgaagatGATCAAGAAGCTTGGAGATCACATCACCAACCTGAAGAGACTGGGAGCCCCTGAGAATGGCATGAGAGAGTACCTGTTTGACAGGCTCACCCTCAACTGA